GGTGGGGCAGGCAACATGGACCTGCTGCAGgggatgatggcgatgcCATCGGTTGTGACCGCACCCAATCAGTATCCTACATACTCTGACTGGTCGAATGATTGGTGGACGCAGACAGACTCTTAGGCTAATAGTGAAATGTACAATATAAGGTGCATGCATGTCTCAGGCGAAGTCATATCAGTacaaaaagcagaaagcgaAGTAAAGATAAACCGTTTAGATTGTCACAACGTCTCGTGGCTCATCCCCGCGGAACGCCTCGACGAGGTGGTCGACAACAGCCAAGGCAGTAATCCGGATAACATCCAGAGACGCTGCCCCGATGTGAGGCCTGCAGTCATATTAGTCAGTAAATATCGCATGTTAGGACGGTATTTATGAGACACCCACGTCGAAATGACCCTaggatgattgatcaaaCCACCGAAATCCTTGCTAGTAGGCGGTTCGATGGAAAAGGCATCAATGCCGGCACCTGCGATCCAGCCTTCCTCCAGAGCTTTCAGTAGAGCATCTTCGTTCACTATACCCCCTCGCGCCGTGTTGATCAATAAGGCCGTCTTTTTCATTTTCCTCAATTGTTCCTCTCCTATCAGGTTGGTGGTGCTCTCTAGAAGCGGGACGTGTATGGATACTACATCTGAGGCTGCTAGCATTTCATCGAGAGTGTTGACGCGTTGGAAATGAGAGGCGGGGAGCAGCTCGGCCCATTTCTGCGACATAGAAGGGTGCAAGTGAGGGTCGTAGACGATGACCTTGGCGTTGAAAGCGCCATAAAACATCTTTCCCAGTTGATATCCGATGTTCCCACCTCCTACTAAGCCTAGTGTTTTGCTTGTGAGTTGAAATCCCGTCGATCCTCCATCGGCCTTCGTGACGGTCTCCCCTGACCTGATGCGTCGGTCGATCTGAGCTACATCCCGAGCGAGACAAAGTGATAGCGTGAGGGCTAATTCCGCGACCGCGCTGGCCTATGTCCGATCATCAGCTATAGTATGTGTCGAGTTCGATCATGACTCACATTGACGCCAGGGGTATTCATCACCTTGATTCCCTTTGCATTCAGTTCCTTAACAGCAATGGCATCTACCCCAACACCATGTTTTCCTACGTACTTGAAGGCAGGTGATAATTGCTTCACATCTGAAGGGGTGACTTTGTTACTTCGGACCATGacagcttccgcttcttcgcgCCATCGCGACACTTGGGGGTTTGGCTCGCATGTAAAGTCGAACCACTGCTCAGCATATTCTTTGACCGAGTCATCTACTGGATAGAGGCAGAATACTCTGGGTTTGTGGGGTACAGCCGCGGGAGACATTGTGCTGTCTATGGAGGTTCCAAGGCGAGAGGGTGCAGAATCGGCGTGGCTGGGGCGCGACGAGCTAGATCTAGCTCGACCATCATGTGATATCGCATCGTGTTCGACGACTATATATGATGCTCAATGGCTTTCAGGCCGAGTAAGAACGGatgaaggcaagaagaacgGTGACCAATGCCGCACCCTAATGGGTCGCGGTATTCGTTCCGTACTCGTACCAAATCAGCGTCTCGGTCTACACCGCCGATCGGGTTTTACCTGCCGAGAAAGGGCAAACCTGCATCGGCATTTATATGTGCATACACGCTTCAAATTGCAGGTGTGGGTTGAGGCTGCATTTGGTGTCCCCGTCGAGCGCACCGGGAGGACGAGGACTGCGCGGATACGATCGGATGTACACAGTGTAAACAGGAAGACGCATATTCCGGTAAAATTGTTGTTACATTACACATTGTACAAAGAGACTAGACAAACACACTAGTTTCAGATCGATCCTCCTAATGAGCGGGATTTTGGTTAAGGAGAAGCTCCTCGAATTCACCTACACCAGGAAGATCCCAGCCTTGACTTGTTTTTCGTGTTTCAGCCCAAGCAGAGATCTTGCTGGCTAGATTTTTAGGACCGAATCCGAAGTGCTCGAATAACACGCTGTAAGGAGCGGAATGGCCAAAGCCAGTCATGTGTGCACCTGCGTGAGCGTATTTGGCCCAGCCGAAAGAGCAGTATGGCTCGATAGCAACCACCAGGGATTTGCCGGAAGGGATGGTTGACCTTCGGTATTCGACGGACTGCTTGTCAAATCTTCCCATGTGAGGCATTGATACAACTCTGACTTTGTAGTCTTTCAGTAGTTTGGCAGTGTCGATGGCTCGGCCGACTTCCGATCCAGTAGCGATCAGCGTCAAGTCTGGAATCTCATTGGCATCACCGTGAACGATATAGGCACCGTATTGTACCTTGTTACGATCGGTACCTTCGAGAAGAGGGACTGGCTGTCGagtgagggagaagaaactgggatgatcttcatccttcaaaGCCAAAATCCAAGCGCCAGCAACTTCCTCAGCGTCGGCCGGTCGGACGTAGTTTAAGTTGGGGAGTGCTCGAAGGAAGGTGGGGAATGCGATGGGTTGATGTGTAGGCCCGTCTTCCCCAACACCAATGGAGTCGTGGGTGGCGATAGCGATGAATCGGAGCTTCATCAATGCGGCCATTCGCAAAGAAGGGGCGGCGTAAAGCCAGAAGATGAAATAACTGGACATGATCCTGAGCAGATGGGTTTTAGCGATTGCTCTTAAAGTTCACTGAGCATAACTCACGGCACGAAAGCTCCCTTGTGCCAAGCGGCAACACCATTGGCCGCAGCGACCATCGCATGTTCTCTGATACCGTATCTCACTTGACGGCCGGAATAATCCCCATAGCCCGATTTGGGATTTTGGAATTCGACCATGTTGTCCCAGTTGACAAAAGTGGATTCACATAAATCCGCACTTCCGACTAAGAATGAATTGTCCTCTGGTAtgatcgatttgaggaaAATTCCACTGGATTGTCGAGTAGCTTTAGGGTCTTTAGGCAGCGATTCTTTGGGAGGTAGTTTTCCTTCCCACCCTTCGATCAATTCGCCTTTCAACCTTCGATGAAGCTCCGCACTCTCCTTGGGATATGCCTCTTGATATTTGGCGACGAGCTGATTCCAttcattctcgtccttttGGCCTCTCGATTTGGTCTCGCTGAAATAGTCGTATACTGATTGAGGGACAACGAACTTTTCTTCCGGGTTGAAGCCGAGAGCCGACTTGACATTCttgacatcgtcttcgcccaAGGCCGCTCCATGGACTTTTCCACTACCTTGATTGGCTGAACCGATACCGATGACggtcttgatgttgatgaaagTTGGTTTGCCGGTGAAGGTTTTGGCTTTGTCGAAGGCTTCAACGATAGCTGCTAGATCGTTGGATCCGTCGTCGACTTCCAAAACATGCCATCCCATGCTCTTGAGTTTTGCCGAGGTGTCATCGGTGAAGCAAATGTCGATGGATCCATCGACGGTAACTGAATTGTTATCGTACACCAGGATCAGGTTGTCCAATCCCCAGTGACCGGCCATCGAGATGGCTGAACCGTGACCGTCAGTATCGTGCATTGGAATGAGACGAGATACGgggcgactcaccttcctgTCCTATACCTTCCTGCAGACAACCATCACCGGTGAAACACCAGACCTTGTTATCTATCACCGGGAATCCATCTTTGTTGTAGGTAGCAGCCATGTTCTTGTTGGCGATGGCCAGACCAACGGCGTTTGCGATACCTTGACCCAAGAGTCCGGTAGTCAGTTCGACACCCGGGAACTCGATTTCAGGGTGCCCAGCTGCGATACCGTCCATAGTGGGTGCATGATATTTCTTGATTTGGTCAAGGGTCCATGTGGAGTATCCggaaaggtgaaggaggatgtaTTGGAGCAGACAGGCATGACCGGCGGAAAGGACGAATCCTATGGAATGGGTTAGTCGGTACCACGAAAAAGTTCAGACCAGGACTCACGATCACGATTGACCCAGTCGGGGTTTGCGGGGTTATACCTCATGCTGTATTTCCATAAGGCAGTAGCGATCGCCGCGGCACCCATCACCGTACCAGGATGTCCCCCCTTGTACTGCAAGGCCGCAAGTACACTTTAGCGATGAGCGCGATCTCTGGAAAAGCGAGCGTACTCACCTGTTGACAAAGGTCGGCACCTAGACATCTTATGGTATTGATGACCAGCTTCTCCGTGtcaggtgaagaagccttAGCTAGTACATGAGGGTTTTTGCTGAGTTCGGTTCCGTGTGAGGAATTGACTTGTTGCGTAGCTATTGGGGACATGTTGAATAAGTTTCGATTCAGAAGTATGGACTAGGTAAAAGCAGTGgaaagaagactcactccATCTCTAAAGCCTTCGCGACCTTTATACCTGGGCTTGTCTACACAGTATACGCATTGTAGTCCGAAATATCACTGCATGATGGTTGTGGACTGATGTTTTGTTACAACCGGGCCAATAGGTAAAATCATATGTCCGGATGTAAGTCCGGCAACTGTTGCCTGCCCTGTTGCCCCTTAATCCACTCGTGTGTTTTCCGAAGGGTCACCGTGGGGAAATTCTACCATGCAGCGTCatactgaagaagaaataaTAATGAGTCCCGTGTGGGTCGCCGTAGTACAGGCTGAAAGGAGCAAGAATAATGAAAGAACGAGATTGCTTCTAGCTGCAAAACATCTACCCGGTCGGCAACCCATTTACCGCCAATCGACATGTGTGAATGCGATGGAAGATCCAATGTTACACGTAGATATGTACAATTCCCCTGGCAGGTCTATATGCTAGATAATCACATTATCATCACACTTCACCCcatccacctcctcctggTGTCTCAATTCTGACTCGATCACCTTTGCCTAATTTAGCGATACCATTACTTCCAGCTACTATTTCCGAgtatccctcttcttctacacCTATACTCGAATTGAGCCTATATACTGtgtttcttcctcttgcccCATCTCGCCCACCTTCCATACCTCTAGGATGGAAGACTCGTCTTTGAGAGACGATGGAGAAGTTCAATGGCATTCTAGCTTCAAACAATTTCGAcattccatctcctccacgGTAtttaccttttcctcctGAATCCCTTCGAATAGCCGATTCCAGTAGTAACATCGGACAACGCTGTTCGAATATCTCGGTGTCGGTGAGTTTGGTGTTTGTGCAGTGCTAAATGCGTAAGTTACTAGTCAGCATGCAATCGCAGGATGTCTAGGGGAAGTGAGACATACCACATGAACACAATTGGCACCATTCCACGAGGGTCCAgctccacttcctcctccgagCGATTCTCCGTATGAAAAGCCTGGCGTCACTTTGCCAGACGCATCTTTGCCGCCGGATCCTAATTCGCGCATGAGATCAGCGAAGGATGCGGAGGAAGCACCTGTAAGTGGGCCGTGCTCACCAAATCCGGTAGAAGATGCACAGCCCTGCGAGCAGGCAGCCGCCTTGAAAGCCTGCAAGATGATATCGACCAATCTCTGAGACGCCAATGTCGAGCCTGATATCGCGACTACACCAGTGGGGTTGATGTACGATCCGACAGGGACGATATTGGTGATGGGGTCGAGTACACCTTGATTGAGAGGCATGGGGATCTCGGCTGCAATACCCAATCAGCAGAAGCTGGGCGAACACACACATGGCAGGCAGACCTACGAGATATCATTGATCTCAAGCAATAGATAATCGCGGCATAGGTAAGAGCGACTGGCATGTTACAGTTGCCCAGAACTGCACAATCGACATCAGCGGTGACGCATTGAGCCAGAAGCATATGGACGGCTCACCCTGATAACCAGTCCCGTTCCAGTCGAAAACAGCAGTACCCTCTTCCCTATTTATCCTCACTTCTAGCTTGATCTCGGTACCATCGTCCATCTACAGTACATCATATCAGTCGTGGTTTCAACCTAGGTCAACGCAAACTACTCACATAGTCACTGGCGCGCAGTGGCTTCCCGTCGAATTTATCGTATACGCTCCGCAAGAAATCCTTGATTGTCTCCCTCGCAACCACTTGAATCTCCTTCATGTAGAACAGCACAGTCTTGGTGCCGAATTCTTCAAATAGCTTATGCACCAGCTTGATTCCTCGCACATTTGCCGATATCGCAGCTTGCAGATCCGTGATGTTATGATCTATTCGCCTAGTCGCACTACATCCTGGTCTCTCCGCGACTTTCTCAAAGAGCTCAATCACTCCCTTTTCGTTGAATTCGCCTTGAGAGACCAGCTTGAAAGTATCAATGatcactccttcttcccacaGTTCCTTTGCTATCGGGTTCATCGAGGTGACTCCGGTCCCACCAATATCGCTGTGATGACCTCTGCTTGCTACGTAGAACAGGACCTTGGTGTCGTCTCCCGGCTCGAACACTGGTGTGACCGTCGTCAAGTCGGGCAAATGGGTACCTCCCCATTGAGGATGATTCGTCAAGAGAACGTCGCCAGGTCGAAGCTTGCCTAGCCAGTGGTTGTGTTGTGCTTGAACGGCATATTGCATACTGCCCAGATGAACCGGTATATGAGGAGCATTGGCGACTAACGCACCGTCTGTGCCATGTATCGAGCACGAAAAGTCTAACCTTTCCTTGATGGATACCGATACAGACGTTCGCTGCAGGGTGTGACCCATTTGTTCGGCGATCGACATGAATCGATTGGCGAAGACCGCTAACATGATTGGATCTGTCGACAGTTCTCCATCCACTTCGTTGGTGCGCGATTTGCTGTCTTCGAGCTGTATTATCACGTGTTCTTTCAAGATCACAGCTCGAGATGAAGGCTCCACCACTATGGTCTGGGTTGAGTCCACTATGATCGCAGGTCCGCTGATTTGGCTGTTGACAGGCACTTGGCTGAGCACATAAATCGGTGTTTGGAACTCTTTCACGCCGGTAGGGGTATCGAAGTAAGCCGTGTTGAAGGTGGAGGGCTTGACTATCTTGGGGGCAGATGACGATTGCTCAGCTTCGAGAAGGGAGGTGGCGTAGTCTGTCGGAGTGACGTTGAAGGTTTTCCCTATTCCTCGTACGCGTATATTTGACATGAGTACTTTTCTGtttgaggagaaggaggtctCTCGAAGATGAGCTTCGATGAAGTCGTTCTTGAGGGACGGGGAGAAGGGTATTTGGAGAATGGTATCGGCTCCATCGTATTGAGCCGCGATAGTGACCGTGAAATCCACTTCGTTTCGATTGGCCCCTTGATCCTGTAGTTGTCTAAGTACGTCCTGTTTGAGGGCTTCTATACGTTTCGAAGCCTCGATATACGTTTTGGACGATTGGAAATTATCATCGA
This portion of the Kwoniella dejecticola CBS 10117 chromosome 9, complete sequence genome encodes:
- a CDS encoding transketolase, encoding MSPIATQQVNSSHGTELSKNPHVLAKASSPDTEKLVINTIRCLGADLCQQYKGGHPGTVMGAAAIATALWKYSMRYNPANPDWVNRDRFVLSAGHACLLQYILLHLSGYSTWTLDQIKKYHAPTMDGIAAGHPEIEFPGVELTTGLLGQGIANAVGLAIANKNMAATYNKDGFPVIDNKVWCFTGDGCLQEGIGQEAISMAGHWGLDNLILVYDNNSVTVDGSIDICFTDDTSAKLKSMGWHVLEVDDGSNDLAAIVEAFDKAKTFTGKPTFINIKTVIGIGSANQGSGKVHGAALGEDDVKNVKSALGFNPEEKFVVPQSVYDYFSETKSRGQKDENEWNQLVAKYQEAYPKESAELHRRLKGELIEGWEGKLPPKESLPKDPKATRQSSGIFLKSIIPEDNSFLVGSADLCESTFVNWDNMVEFQNPKSGYGDYSGRQVRYGIREHAMVAAANGVAAWHKGAFVPIMSSYFIFWLYAAPSLRMAALMKLRFIAIATHDSIGVGEDGPTHQPIAFPTFLRALPNLNYVRPADAEEVAGAWILALKDEDHPSFFSLTRQPVPLLEGTDRNKVQYGAYIVHGDANEIPDLTLIATGSEVGRAIDTAKLLKDYKVRVVSMPHMGRFDKQSVEYRRSTIPSGKSLVVAIEPYCSFGWAKYAHAGAHMTGFGHSAPYSVLFEHFGFGPKNLASKISAWAETRKTSQGWDLPGVGEFEELLLNQNPAH